In Desulfosalsimonas propionicica, one DNA window encodes the following:
- a CDS encoding LysE family translocator — translation MTIAPETMIAFFSASVVLALAPGPDNIFVLTQSALHGRWSGIFVTLGLCTGLVGHTTAVALGVAVIFKASALAFTVLKIAGGAYLLYLAWMSFAAGAAKPEKNSQPRLKGRHLYGRGIIMNLTNPKVSIFFLAFLPQFADPAQGPVSLQILVLGLIFIAATILIFGMIALLAGAIGDWFARSPKAQIWLNRVAGTVFAALAVKLITTHR, via the coding sequence ATGACCATTGCCCCGGAAACCATGATCGCATTTTTCTCGGCATCCGTAGTCCTGGCCCTGGCCCCGGGGCCGGACAACATCTTCGTGCTCACCCAGTCCGCCCTTCACGGCAGATGGTCGGGCATATTTGTCACTCTGGGGCTCTGCACTGGCCTGGTGGGTCATACAACGGCTGTGGCCCTTGGCGTGGCCGTAATTTTCAAGGCCTCGGCACTGGCCTTTACCGTTCTGAAAATCGCCGGCGGGGCTTACCTGCTCTACCTGGCCTGGATGAGCTTTGCCGCCGGGGCCGCAAAGCCGGAAAAAAACAGCCAGCCCCGGCTCAAGGGCAGACATCTCTACGGCAGGGGCATTATCATGAACTTGACCAATCCCAAGGTTTCCATATTTTTCCTGGCGTTTCTGCCCCAGTTCGCTGATCCGGCGCAAGGACCGGTGAGTTTGCAGATCCTGGTGCTGGGGCTTATCTTTATTGCCGCCACCATACTGATTTTCGGCATGATCGCCCTGCTGGCCGGCGCCATCGGGGACTGGTTTGCCAGATCACCAAAGGCGCAGATATGGCTAAACCGGGTGGCGGGCACGGTGTTTGCCGCCCTTGCCGTAAAGCTGATCACCACCCACCGGTAA
- a CDS encoding molybdopterin biosynthesis protein gives MSSSRNIYLKMKTLREARDLLSDRFALRPAGRGETVAVTKAAGRILAQPVYARLSSPGFHAAAMDGVAVKAEATFGATEANPKILDTGTRAVFVNTGHIMPANTNAVIMIEDILVIDENRIQIEAPAFPWQHVRRMGEDIVATELLFARHHRITAYCIGALLTGGITEVSVLAKPCLFLLPTGPELVDHRQMPEELAPGRVIESNSHVLGQMAKELGAQYIRHDIVTDNFELISQTVSEAAQDPETDMILIMGGSSSGSEDFARQVIESLGEVHVHGVAMMPGKPVVIGEINGKPAFGIPGYPVSAIMAFEQFVTPLICAMLGRAEPEPEIIHVQPTRKIAGRLGMEQFVRVKLGKVGANIVATPLPRGAGTITSITEAHGIIRIDADKEGIREDDTVSARLLKDRRYIEDTIVAVGSHDNAIDVLADLLRAESSRYSLSSSHVGSMGGLMAVKKGLCHFAGTHLLDTHDGTYNISYIQKFLPDVPVRLVRLAEREQGLIVAPGNPKKLSGITDLARDDVVFVNRQSGSGTRVLLDFHLRGAGVDPAAITGYENEEFTHMAVAVAVLGRAADAGLGIRAAARALDLDFIPVATESYELVIPEAFAESGRIRLLTEMIGSAQFIERLHAMGGYHTQNTGRVVWKSHQ, from the coding sequence ATGAGCAGCAGCCGCAATATCTACCTTAAGATGAAAACCCTCCGGGAAGCCCGGGATCTGCTGTCTGACCGTTTTGCTCTCCGGCCGGCCGGCCGTGGCGAGACCGTGGCCGTCACAAAGGCCGCGGGGCGAATTTTGGCCCAACCGGTCTACGCCCGGCTGTCGTCTCCGGGGTTTCATGCAGCGGCCATGGACGGCGTGGCGGTAAAGGCAGAGGCCACATTCGGGGCCACGGAAGCCAATCCCAAAATCCTTGATACCGGCACCCGGGCCGTATTTGTCAACACCGGCCACATCATGCCGGCAAACACAAATGCGGTGATCATGATCGAAGACATCCTGGTCATTGACGAAAACCGCATTCAAATCGAGGCCCCGGCTTTTCCCTGGCAGCACGTGCGCCGCATGGGAGAAGACATTGTGGCCACAGAGCTTTTGTTTGCCCGCCACCACCGCATCACCGCCTATTGCATCGGCGCCCTGCTGACCGGCGGCATCACGGAAGTTTCGGTTCTGGCCAAACCCTGCCTGTTTCTGCTGCCCACCGGCCCGGAGCTGGTGGATCACAGGCAAATGCCCGAAGAACTTGCCCCGGGCCGTGTAATCGAATCCAACTCCCATGTGCTGGGCCAGATGGCAAAGGAACTGGGGGCGCAATACATCCGCCACGACATTGTGACCGACAATTTCGAACTGATCTCCCAAACGGTTTCTGAGGCGGCGCAAGACCCGGAAACGGACATGATCCTGATCATGGGCGGATCATCTTCCGGCAGCGAGGATTTTGCCCGGCAGGTGATTGAATCGCTGGGAGAAGTCCATGTCCACGGAGTGGCCATGATGCCCGGAAAACCCGTTGTCATCGGTGAAATAAACGGCAAGCCCGCCTTTGGCATTCCCGGATACCCGGTGTCTGCCATCATGGCCTTTGAACAATTTGTTACCCCCCTGATCTGCGCCATGCTGGGCCGGGCCGAACCCGAGCCCGAAATCATCCATGTGCAGCCCACCCGCAAAATTGCCGGCAGGCTTGGCATGGAACAATTTGTGCGGGTCAAGCTCGGAAAGGTGGGGGCCAACATCGTGGCCACTCCCCTGCCACGGGGCGCTGGCACCATCACCAGCATCACCGAAGCCCACGGCATCATCCGCATTGACGCGGACAAGGAGGGCATCCGGGAAGATGATACCGTTTCCGCCAGGCTTTTAAAGGACCGCAGATACATTGAGGACACCATCGTGGCCGTGGGCAGCCATGACAATGCCATAGACGTGCTGGCCGATCTGCTGCGGGCCGAAAGCAGCCGCTACAGCCTGTCATCGAGCCATGTGGGCTCCATGGGGGGACTCATGGCGGTGAAAAAGGGCTTGTGTCATTTTGCCGGTACCCATCTGCTCGACACCCATGACGGCACCTACAATATTTCCTATATTCAAAAGTTTCTGCCGGATGTGCCCGTGCGCCTGGTGCGCCTGGCAGAACGGGAGCAGGGTCTGATCGTGGCGCCCGGCAACCCAAAAAAACTATCCGGAATCACGGATCTGGCAAGAGATGACGTGGTGTTTGTCAACCGCCAGTCCGGCTCCGGCACCCGGGTGCTGCTGGACTTTCATCTCAGGGGTGCGGGCGTGGATCCGGCCGCTATCACCGGATATGAAAACGAGGAATTCACACACATGGCCGTGGCCGTGGCCGTGCTCGGCCGGGCCGCAGACGCGGGCCTGGGTATTCGCGCCGCAGCCAGGGCCCTGGACCTGGATTTTATCCCGGTTGCGACGGAATCCTATGAACTGGTGATCCCGGAAGCCTTTGCCGAATCCGGAAGAATCCGGCTGCTTACGGAAATGATCGGCTCGGCACAGTTTATTGAACGACTCCATGCCATGGGCGGCTATCACACGCAAAACACCGGCCGTGTGGTGTGGAAAAGTCACCAATAG
- a CDS encoding RtcB family protein: MELIQTDAYTWEIPQTGDMNVPARIYASAGIMEAVKKEETFRQLINVASLPGIVGRAMAMPDIHWGYGFPIGGVAAFDMDSGVISPGGVGYDINCGVRLAALNLEEKEIRPHLEDLVVALQKHIPSGVGSTGTVKLSLKDLKKVIKQGIPWALSQGYGRDTDTGRTEEGGCMKNADPGDVSDRAMDRGKNQLGTLGSGNHFMEIGVVDTIYDPAAARVFGLAEKQVTLLIHTGSRGLGHQICDDFLALMTKKVHKSGIALPDRQLACMPVQSAEGQAYYRAMACAANFAWANRQILLHMAETVLMHTLGISPRDLGMRMVYDVCHNIAKTETHVIDKEKRKVCVHRKGATRAFGPGHAGLDPAFQDTGQPILIPGDMGTASYVLAGTQKAMEETFGSTCHGAGRVMSRKAAKKAAKGRSLQQEMEKKGVFVRAAGRGTMAEEMPEAYKDVTEVVNVVHGSGISKKVAKLRPIAVIKG, encoded by the coding sequence ATGGAATTGATACAAACAGACGCTTACACATGGGAGATTCCCCAAACCGGCGACATGAACGTGCCCGCCCGGATCTATGCCAGCGCCGGGATCATGGAGGCGGTCAAAAAGGAGGAGACTTTCCGGCAGCTTATCAACGTGGCCAGTCTTCCGGGCATTGTGGGCCGGGCCATGGCCATGCCCGACATCCACTGGGGATACGGGTTTCCCATCGGCGGGGTGGCCGCCTTTGACATGGATTCCGGTGTGATATCCCCGGGCGGGGTGGGCTATGACATCAACTGCGGGGTGCGGCTTGCCGCCCTGAACCTTGAGGAAAAGGAAATCCGGCCGCATCTGGAAGACCTCGTTGTTGCCCTGCAAAAACACATCCCCTCCGGAGTTGGCTCCACCGGCACGGTCAAGCTGTCTTTGAAGGATCTGAAAAAAGTGATAAAACAAGGCATCCCCTGGGCCCTCTCCCAAGGCTATGGCCGGGACACGGACACCGGGCGTACCGAGGAAGGCGGCTGCATGAAAAACGCCGATCCCGGAGATGTCAGCGACCGGGCCATGGACCGGGGCAAAAACCAGCTTGGCACCCTGGGTTCGGGCAACCACTTCATGGAAATCGGGGTGGTGGACACCATTTATGACCCGGCGGCCGCCCGGGTATTCGGTCTGGCCGAAAAACAGGTGACCCTGCTGATCCACACGGGCTCCCGGGGCCTGGGCCATCAGATCTGCGATGACTTTCTTGCGCTGATGACCAAAAAAGTGCACAAATCCGGCATTGCCCTGCCTGACCGGCAACTGGCCTGCATGCCGGTCCAGTCTGCGGAAGGACAGGCCTATTACCGGGCCATGGCGTGCGCGGCCAACTTTGCCTGGGCCAACCGCCAAATCCTGCTGCACATGGCCGAAACGGTGTTGATGCACACCCTGGGCATCAGCCCCCGGGATCTGGGAATGCGGATGGTCTATGACGTGTGCCACAATATCGCCAAAACTGAAACCCATGTCATTGACAAGGAAAAACGAAAAGTCTGCGTTCACCGCAAAGGCGCCACCCGCGCTTTTGGCCCGGGCCATGCCGGCCTGGACCCCGCTTTTCAGGACACGGGCCAGCCCATTTTGATCCCCGGGGACATGGGCACGGCTTCTTATGTGCTGGCCGGCACCCAAAAGGCAATGGAAGAAACATTTGGCTCCACCTGCCACGGCGCAGGACGTGTCATGAGCCGAAAGGCGGCCAAAAAGGCGGCAAAGGGCCGATCTCTGCAGCAGGAAATGGAGAAAAAGGGCGTTTTCGTCCGGGCCGCGGGCCGGGGCACCATGGCCGAGGAAATGCCCGAAGCCTACAAGGACGTCACCGAGGTGGTCAACGTGGTCCACGGCTCCGGGATATCGAAAAAAGTGGCCAAACTCCGGCCCATTGCCGTAATCAAGGGGTAG
- a CDS encoding archease has protein sequence MPYEVIDHTADTGIRVWAPTLPDLFAEACRALFEQITDLKQITETHAQTICVDGIDRTDLLINWLRACLLEWTANQALIQSAKIVEIRDTWLEARVFVRAFDPQKHPVFADIKAVTYHCANLSPTSDGWQGEVIFDL, from the coding sequence ATGCCCTACGAAGTCATCGATCATACAGCCGATACCGGCATCCGGGTGTGGGCCCCGACTTTGCCGGACCTGTTTGCCGAGGCATGCCGGGCATTGTTTGAACAGATCACGGATTTAAAGCAGATAACAGAAACGCACGCGCAAACCATTTGCGTTGACGGCATTGACCGCACGGATCTGCTCATCAACTGGCTCCGGGCCTGCCTGCTGGAGTGGACCGCAAACCAGGCACTGATTCAGTCCGCAAAGATTGTCGAAATCCGGGATACATGGCTGGAGGCCCGGGTTTTTGTCCGGGCCTTTGATCCGCAAAAGCATCCGGTGTTTGCAGACATCAAGGCAGTGACCTATCACTGCGCAAACCTGTCACCAACATCTGACGGCTGGCAGGGTGAAGTGATTTTTGATCTATAG
- the typA gene encoding translational GTPase TypA translates to MSETLTENQIRNIAIIAHVDHGKTTLVDAMFRQSGLFRDGQETDERIMDNMDLERERGITIAAKNCSVMWQGVRINMIDTPGHADFGGEVERALIMADAALLLVDASEGPLPQTRFVLRKTLEAGLSVIVLINKIDRKDARPDAVLNEIYDLFIDLGADDRQLDFPYFYAVGRDGIVKQRLEEDADNLHVLFDTIVSNVPPPACDREKPFQMLVADLGYSDYLGRLAVGRVTNGEVKAGDHLVCVKNSATQVPLKVSRLQVYKGAALCPVDSARAGDIVILSGIEDVAIGDTLCAGDQPAALPRVHVDEPTISMVFMPSDSPFSGREGKYVQSAKIRQRLVKETLLNVAIDLKDTGERDRFVVMGRGEFQLAILIETMRREGFEFCVGRPEVITKYEKGQKLEPVEHLYVDCDEAYLGVVTEKLSARKGKMVDLEHTGSGQVRMAFSVPARALIGYRDTFLTDTRGTGIMNANFAGWEPFRGDFPTRLSGSLVADRPGTAVAYALFHLEPRGELFIRPGDAFYEGMVIGEHSREMDVNVNPCKEKKLTNMRASGKDDALVLAPVKPMTVERAIDFIRADELVEITPKSIRIRKDVLAAHKRRQRLCRSA, encoded by the coding sequence TTGTCAGAGACCCTCACTGAAAATCAAATCAGAAACATTGCCATTATCGCACACGTGGATCATGGCAAGACAACCCTTGTGGATGCCATGTTCCGGCAGAGCGGATTGTTTCGCGACGGCCAGGAGACCGACGAGCGCATCATGGACAACATGGACCTGGAGCGGGAGCGGGGCATTACCATTGCCGCCAAGAACTGTTCGGTGATGTGGCAGGGCGTGCGCATCAACATGATCGATACCCCGGGGCATGCGGATTTTGGCGGGGAGGTGGAACGGGCCCTGATTATGGCCGATGCCGCGCTTCTGCTTGTGGACGCCTCAGAAGGACCCCTGCCCCAGACCCGGTTTGTTTTGAGAAAAACCCTTGAGGCCGGCCTTTCCGTCATTGTCCTGATCAACAAGATTGATCGCAAGGATGCCCGGCCCGATGCGGTGCTAAATGAAATTTATGATCTTTTCATTGACCTGGGCGCTGATGACCGGCAGCTTGATTTTCCTTATTTTTACGCCGTGGGAAGAGACGGGATTGTCAAACAGCGCCTGGAGGAAGATGCCGATAACCTGCATGTCCTGTTTGATACCATTGTCAGCAATGTGCCGCCCCCTGCCTGCGACCGGGAAAAACCCTTCCAGATGCTTGTGGCGGACCTGGGCTACAGCGACTACCTGGGCCGGCTGGCCGTGGGCCGGGTGACAAACGGGGAGGTAAAGGCCGGCGATCATCTGGTATGTGTCAAAAATTCCGCCACGCAGGTGCCCCTGAAGGTCTCCCGGCTGCAGGTGTATAAAGGCGCTGCCCTGTGCCCGGTGGATTCGGCGCGGGCCGGCGATATTGTGATTTTGTCGGGCATCGAGGACGTGGCCATCGGAGATACCCTCTGTGCAGGCGATCAGCCCGCGGCCCTGCCCCGGGTGCACGTGGACGAACCCACCATTTCCATGGTGTTTATGCCCAGCGACTCGCCTTTTTCCGGCCGGGAGGGCAAATATGTGCAGTCTGCCAAAATCCGCCAGCGGCTTGTAAAGGAAACGCTTTTAAACGTGGCCATTGATCTCAAAGACACCGGAGAGCGGGACCGGTTCGTGGTCATGGGCCGCGGGGAGTTTCAGCTGGCCATTTTGATTGAAACCATGCGGCGCGAGGGCTTTGAGTTCTGCGTGGGCCGGCCCGAGGTTATCACCAAATATGAAAAGGGGCAGAAGCTCGAACCTGTTGAGCATCTTTACGTGGACTGCGATGAAGCCTACCTGGGCGTGGTCACGGAAAAACTCTCTGCGCGCAAGGGCAAAATGGTGGATCTGGAACATACCGGATCCGGCCAGGTGCGTATGGCGTTTTCAGTGCCGGCAAGGGCGCTGATCGGATACAGGGACACCTTTCTCACAGACACCCGGGGCACAGGGATCATGAATGCCAATTTTGCCGGATGGGAACCCTTCAGGGGCGATTTCCCCACGCGTTTGAGCGGCTCTCTTGTGGCCGACAGGCCGGGCACTGCGGTCGCTTATGCCCTGTTTCACCTGGAGCCCAGGGGCGAGCTGTTTATCCGCCCCGGCGATGCGTTCTATGAAGGCATGGTAATCGGTGAGCACAGCCGGGAAATGGATGTCAACGTCAATCCGTGCAAGGAAAAAAAGCTCACCAACATGCGCGCTTCGGGAAAGGATGATGCGCTGGTGCTCGCCCCGGTCAAGCCAATGACCGTGGAGCGGGCCATCGATTTTATCCGCGCTGATGAACTCGTTGAAATCACACCCAAATCAATACGGATCCGAAAGGATGTTCTTGCTGCGCACAAACGGCGCCAGCGCCTGTGCAGAAGCGCCTGA
- a CDS encoding rubredoxin: MDKYECPCGYVYDPAEGDAENGVPAGTAFEDLPDQWVCPKCGAEKEFFEKLD; this comes from the coding sequence ATGGATAAATATGAATGCCCGTGCGGGTATGTCTATGACCCGGCAGAGGGAGATGCTGAAAACGGTGTTCCGGCCGGTACAGCCTTTGAGGACCTGCCGGATCAATGGGTATGTCCCAAGTGCGGGGCGGAAAAAGAGTTTTTCGAAAAACTTGATTGA
- a CDS encoding phosphomannomutase/phosphoglucomutase: MNPAIFREYDIRAIADKDINDHEVYLLGRAMGTYMAGYGCTTLSVGRDCRLTAERWADHLIRGLTESGCDVIDIGVCPTPVLYFSIWHLQTQGGIMVTASHNPPEYNGFKICKGTDSVHGKEIGIIGQIAEKGEFQTGQGHVTEADAITPYQDYIRDNVSIKRQLRVGIDAGNGTAGVVAVPLLKSMGCKVYDLYCDMDGRFPNHEADPTVMENLSDLIALVRAKSLDLGIGYDGDGDRIGVVDQNGRVIYGDHLMIIFAREILSRKPGAAFISEVKCSKTMYDDIERQGGRAVMWKTGHSLIKEKMKAEKAELAGEMSGHMFFADRYFGFDDAIYASCRLIEILSETGATIDDLLNDVPETVSTPEIRVECGDEVKFDVVERARQLLADQYQVIDIDGVRIVFDDGWGLVRASNTQPALVMRFEALSQNRLDAIRNTVESTISRVQNEIRA, from the coding sequence GTGAATCCGGCTATTTTCAGAGAATACGACATCCGGGCCATTGCGGACAAGGACATAAACGATCATGAGGTCTACCTGCTGGGCCGGGCCATGGGCACTTACATGGCCGGGTACGGATGCACCACATTGAGCGTGGGCCGGGACTGCCGGCTGACCGCGGAGCGCTGGGCCGACCACCTGATCCGGGGCCTGACCGAATCGGGCTGCGATGTCATCGACATCGGGGTCTGCCCCACACCGGTGCTTTATTTTTCCATCTGGCACCTGCAGACCCAGGGCGGAATCATGGTGACAGCCAGCCACAACCCGCCGGAATACAACGGGTTTAAAATCTGCAAGGGGACGGACTCGGTGCATGGAAAAGAAATTGGCATAATCGGGCAAATCGCGGAAAAAGGCGAATTTCAGACCGGACAGGGACACGTGACCGAAGCCGACGCCATAACTCCTTATCAGGACTACATCCGGGACAATGTCAGCATCAAAAGACAGCTGCGGGTGGGCATTGACGCAGGCAACGGCACTGCCGGCGTTGTTGCCGTGCCCCTGCTCAAGTCCATGGGATGCAAGGTTTATGATCTTTATTGCGACATGGACGGCCGGTTTCCCAATCACGAGGCCGATCCCACGGTAATGGAAAACCTGAGCGATCTCATCGCCCTGGTGCGGGCCAAAAGCCTGGATCTGGGCATCGGCTATGACGGAGACGGCGACCGCATCGGCGTGGTGGACCAAAATGGCCGGGTGATTTACGGGGATCACCTCATGATCATTTTTGCCAGGGAAATTTTGTCCCGAAAGCCCGGGGCTGCGTTCATATCCGAGGTCAAGTGCTCCAAGACCATGTATGATGATATTGAACGCCAAGGGGGCCGGGCCGTGATGTGGAAAACCGGCCATTCCCTGATCAAGGAAAAGATGAAGGCGGAAAAAGCTGAGCTGGCCGGGGAAATGAGCGGCCACATGTTTTTTGCTGACCGGTATTTCGGCTTTGATGACGCGATTTATGCCTCATGCCGGTTAATTGAGATTCTTTCGGAAACCGGCGCCACCATTGACGATCTGTTAAACGATGTCCCGGAAACCGTGAGCACCCCGGAAATCCGGGTGGAGTGCGGCGATGAGGTAAAATTTGACGTGGTGGAGCGCGCCCGGCAGCTTCTGGCGGATCAGTATCAGGTCATTGACATTGACGGGGTGAGAATTGTATTTGACGATGGTTGGGGGCTTGTACGCGCATCCAACACCCAGCCGGCCCTGGTCATGCGCTTTGAGGCCCTGTCGCAAAACCGCCTGGATGCAATCCGAAACACCGTGGAAAGCACCATTTCCCGGGTACAGAATGAAATCCGGGCATAA
- the dapF gene encoding diaminopimelate epimerase, with amino-acid sequence MEFYKYHGLGNDYIVIEPGQAEDGLEPGAIRRICHRQCGLGADGILLGPFFEENGVFGVRIFNPDGSEAEKSGNGLRIFAGYLYDRGRVSDKPFAINTIGGRVTAQVSDAGHMISVEMGQLSFTSTQIPVTGERREVINESMVIGGQRLGFCAATIGNPHCVIVSDEISMDQTRRLGPVIETHEMFPNRTNVQFAKILDRANLAIEIWERGAGYTLASGSSASAAAAVARRLGLCDAEISVHMPGGQLQIRMDDHYHIHMSGPVVRVARGEIHREVLDQPGIADLF; translated from the coding sequence ATGGAATTTTACAAATATCACGGTTTGGGAAACGACTATATTGTTATAGAACCCGGACAGGCCGAAGACGGCCTTGAGCCCGGAGCCATCCGCCGTATCTGCCACCGTCAGTGCGGGCTCGGGGCTGACGGGATTCTGCTGGGCCCGTTTTTTGAGGAAAACGGGGTCTTCGGGGTCCGCATTTTCAACCCCGACGGCAGCGAGGCGGAAAAAAGCGGAAACGGACTGCGCATTTTCGCCGGATATCTTTATGACCGGGGGCGGGTGTCGGACAAACCTTTTGCCATTAACACCATTGGGGGGCGGGTCACAGCACAGGTCAGTGACGCCGGACACATGATTTCAGTGGAAATGGGACAGCTGAGCTTTACCAGCACCCAGATTCCGGTGACCGGCGAGCGTCGGGAAGTCATCAATGAATCCATGGTCATCGGCGGCCAAAGGCTCGGCTTTTGCGCCGCCACCATTGGAAACCCCCACTGCGTGATTGTCAGCGACGAAATCTCCATGGATCAAACCCGCCGGCTGGGACCGGTGATCGAAACCCACGAAATGTTTCCCAACCGCACAAATGTCCAATTTGCCAAAATCCTGGACCGCGCCAATCTGGCCATTGAAATCTGGGAGCGGGGCGCGGGCTACACCCTGGCATCCGGCTCCAGCGCTTCGGCGGCCGCGGCAGTGGCCCGCCGGCTGGGATTGTGTGATGCCGAGATCAGCGTTCACATGCCCGGGGGTCAATTGCAAATCCGCATGGACGATCATTATCATATCCATATGAGCGGTCCTGTGGTCCGGGTCGCCCGGGGAGAGATCCACCGGGAAGTCCTGGATCAGCCGGGCATTGCCGATCTTTTTTAA
- a CDS encoding molybdopterin molybdotransferase MoeA, translated as MTKEFFTATPVKQVFDRIVEFVPVGTEKVPTAETCGRILATDVVAQTHLPGFARSTMDGYAVRAAATFGASESSPAYLEITDTVQMGMAAQAPVGNGQAAGIATGGMLPEGADAVVMLEHAAKLDETALEVYKSVAPGANVVAADEDVAAGQKMLAAGSRIRPQEMGLMAALGMETIRVFKKPVIGIISTGDELVEIGQTPVPGQIRDVNTYSLAGTVGQAGGIARTYGIVADRFDALRSTCTRALSETDMLLISGGSSVGTRDLTLEVIESLPDSQILFHGIPIRPGKPTILAKIGQKALWGLPGQIASAMVVFDRIVARFVGHISGNALSYRQHDRITAELTRNLSSVQGRTDYVRARIVEDQGRFYAEPIPGPSGLIRTLVEADGLIEIDMNTEGLEKGETVFVTLLR; from the coding sequence ATGACCAAGGAATTTTTTACAGCCACGCCGGTTAAACAGGTTTTTGACCGCATTGTTGAATTCGTCCCGGTGGGCACGGAAAAAGTGCCAACAGCCGAGACCTGCGGCCGGATCCTGGCCACAGATGTTGTTGCACAAACCCATCTGCCCGGCTTTGCCAGGTCCACAATGGACGGATATGCCGTTCGGGCTGCAGCCACCTTTGGCGCGTCTGAATCCAGCCCGGCATACCTGGAGATCACTGACACCGTCCAAATGGGCATGGCCGCGCAAGCCCCTGTGGGCAACGGACAGGCCGCGGGCATTGCCACAGGCGGCATGCTGCCCGAGGGCGCAGATGCAGTGGTCATGCTCGAACACGCGGCCAAACTCGATGAAACCGCCCTTGAGGTCTATAAAAGCGTGGCTCCGGGCGCCAATGTGGTGGCCGCAGACGAGGACGTGGCCGCCGGGCAGAAGATGCTTGCCGCCGGCAGTCGCATCCGCCCCCAGGAAATGGGCCTGATGGCCGCCCTGGGAATGGAAACCATCCGGGTTTTCAAAAAACCCGTAATCGGCATTATCTCCACGGGCGACGAACTCGTGGAAATCGGACAAACCCCGGTGCCCGGCCAAATCCGGGATGTCAACACTTACTCCCTTGCCGGTACTGTGGGCCAGGCCGGCGGCATTGCCCGGACATACGGCATTGTTGCCGACCGGTTTGACGCCCTGCGCAGCACCTGCACCCGGGCCCTTTCGGAAACGGATATGCTTTTGATATCCGGGGGCAGTTCTGTGGGAACCCGGGACCTGACCCTGGAGGTGATTGAATCGCTTCCTGATTCTCAAATCCTGTTCCATGGCATTCCCATCCGTCCGGGAAAACCCACAATCCTGGCAAAAATCGGCCAAAAGGCCCTTTGGGGGCTGCCCGGACAGATTGCTTCGGCCATGGTGGTCTTTGACCGGATCGTGGCCCGGTTTGTTGGACATATCAGCGGCAATGCATTATCTTATCGACAACACGACCGGATCACGGCCGAGCTCACGCGCAACCTGTCATCCGTGCAGGGCCGCACCGATTACGTAAGGGCCCGGATTGTGGAAGACCAGGGCCGGTTTTACGCCGAACCCATTCCTGGACCTTCAGGCCTGATCCGCACCCTGGTGGAGGCAGACGGCCTCATTGAAATCGATATGAACACCGAGGGGCTGGAAAAAGGCGAAACCGTCTTTGTGACCCTTCTCCGGTAA